Proteins encoded within one genomic window of Amycolatopsis sp. 2-15:
- a CDS encoding WhiB family transcriptional regulator has protein sequence MRLEAEGSRTDSRPEKREWGHVVGWGENPEQELGDLTDLFDATEEEQDWQERALCAQTDPEAFFPEKGGSTREAKRICLGCEVKDECLEYALAHDERFGIWGGLSERERRKLKKRAV, from the coding sequence GTGCGGTTGGAAGCGGAAGGCTCGAGGACTGACTCGAGGCCTGAAAAGAGGGAGTGGGGGCACGTCGTGGGTTGGGGCGAGAACCCTGAGCAGGAGCTGGGGGATCTGACCGACCTCTTCGATGCCACCGAGGAGGAACAGGACTGGCAGGAGCGCGCCTTGTGCGCGCAGACGGACCCCGAGGCGTTCTTCCCGGAGAAGGGCGGCTCGACCCGCGAAGCCAAGCGGATCTGCCTCGGCTGCGAGGTCAAGGACGAGTGCCTCGAGTACGCCCTGGCGCACGACGAGCGCTTCGGCATCTGGGGCGGTCTGTCCGAACGCGAGCGGCGGAAGCTGAAAAAGCGCGCCGTTTGA
- a CDS encoding glycosyltransferase family 2 protein has protein sequence MTRTVAPSLVRTLPVLAIVVCHDGEEWLPLALSSLRRSTVRPRHVLAVDTGSTDLTAKLLAEAAEPGGVAAGPDSQPVLSGVITLSSETGFAAAIAAAVAHAVERWGDPGAWLWLLHDDCAPETDCLEQLLQAAEATPSAKVLGPLGLDWAEPRLIVEAGLSTDASGHRQQMAAPGDEPGEVLAVPSAGSLVQRELWDTLGGFDEDFSLLREDLDFGWRANAAGALVLSVPAARVRHARALSTGRRTPDAAGRSLAAVNRAHGLRVFLVNCSPFSFWFGLVRLPVLLLLRALVFFVLRRGPEASAELSALAYLTSGRGKLRAARAKRRESPRPGTVRGLFVGRYTRLRNALRASVVGLVRRGVESDVALGTVPEGLAEEPAWIAPEALGAADRRPVGPEALPAGALRGLSSRGSGLRRPGTVVAVAVPSEQETEREEVPEETVVALDDGPKPSPTPRPAPAREPGLVFVEVNRRRVLAATIFAPPVVLVVLLTALAFVVNRGRLGLDLSGGGLLPVGGLGDLWSTYLAPWHAVAGGTGAPAPATLPVLGTIGAIFAPVGGPAALVAILLIGDIPLAALSAYVATRKLPVRRWVRAVVAATYALLPAATASVAQGRLDVVVVHLVLPLVVAGIARLLTRPGTRWLHVSALSAFGVAVLGAFSPLAHALALVGLLLGFVVLPAPTGLARRAASVGIVVILPLVLLLPWPTVLLKHPELLLHGLGGPAAPASGADLAGLTPGGPGAWPIGVVVLAATLVALVVRPTKQVAGGLALAVLGVAAVVLVRQVPVPPIQGGPAATGFTGVPLLVVGAGLLWAVLATWLRGGSASVPAPWLPKVAGVAGVVVLIALGVSAVGTGHTGPLTAQPRPALAPEVAAEVAGSGRAVLDLGRLTRQTGGRLALFGDDQLAPTPGTPDRLANWRRDLLTGDANAVKSAVAAAAVSGVEYVILPPGSNPQALVSLAGDFVTPAAPMSDGRPVVRLLPKAGEVTLISPELAKAAVTGGGAPGASPGVSPVDARLPDVRVRASDGPTGRLLVLAAEQEAGWTASVNGKAVPIVPAWGHQVAVSIPPQSSEVSLAFPGTERGLLLLAQLAAVLFTALTAVPSRRRAPRP, from the coding sequence TTGACCCGTACCGTCGCACCGTCGCTCGTGAGGACGTTGCCCGTTCTGGCCATTGTGGTCTGTCACGACGGCGAAGAGTGGCTGCCGCTCGCGCTTTCTTCCTTGCGGCGCAGCACGGTCCGGCCGCGGCATGTGCTCGCGGTCGACACCGGGTCCACCGACCTGACCGCGAAGCTGCTCGCCGAGGCGGCCGAGCCCGGCGGCGTCGCGGCGGGGCCTGATTCGCAGCCGGTACTGTCCGGCGTCATCACTCTTTCGAGTGAAACTGGCTTCGCTGCGGCGATCGCGGCCGCCGTGGCGCACGCGGTGGAACGGTGGGGCGACCCGGGCGCGTGGCTGTGGCTGCTGCACGACGACTGCGCGCCCGAAACCGACTGCCTCGAGCAGCTCCTGCAGGCCGCCGAAGCGACGCCGTCGGCGAAGGTGCTCGGACCGCTCGGGCTCGACTGGGCCGAGCCGCGCCTGATCGTGGAGGCGGGGCTGTCCACGGACGCGTCCGGGCACCGCCAGCAGATGGCCGCGCCCGGTGACGAGCCCGGCGAGGTGCTCGCCGTGCCGAGCGCGGGATCGTTGGTGCAGCGCGAACTCTGGGACACCCTCGGTGGCTTCGACGAGGACTTCTCCTTGCTGCGCGAGGATCTCGACTTCGGCTGGCGCGCCAACGCCGCCGGCGCGCTCGTGCTCTCGGTGCCCGCTGCCCGCGTCCGCCACGCGCGCGCCCTCTCGACCGGCCGGCGCACGCCCGACGCGGCAGGCCGTTCGCTCGCCGCCGTGAACCGCGCGCACGGGCTGCGCGTGTTCCTCGTGAACTGCTCGCCGTTCTCGTTCTGGTTCGGTCTCGTCCGGCTGCCCGTGCTCCTGCTGCTGCGCGCGCTCGTCTTCTTCGTTCTGAGGCGCGGTCCCGAAGCGAGCGCGGAACTGTCCGCGCTCGCCTATCTCACGAGCGGCCGCGGAAAACTCCGGGCAGCACGGGCGAAACGGCGGGAATCGCCTCGCCCCGGCACCGTGCGCGGGTTGTTCGTCGGCCGGTACACGCGGCTGCGCAACGCCCTGCGCGCGAGCGTGGTCGGGCTCGTGCGCCGTGGCGTGGAGAGCGACGTCGCACTCGGCACGGTCCCCGAAGGCCTCGCCGAGGAGCCGGCCTGGATCGCGCCGGAAGCGCTCGGCGCCGCGGACCGCCGGCCCGTCGGGCCCGAAGCGCTGCCTGCCGGAGCCTTGCGTGGCTTGAGTTCCCGTGGCTCGGGGTTGCGCCGGCCGGGCACGGTCGTGGCCGTCGCCGTGCCGTCCGAACAAGAAACAGAACGCGAGGAAGTCCCGGAGGAAACCGTCGTCGCGCTCGACGACGGCCCGAAGCCTTCACCCACTCCGCGGCCGGCGCCGGCTCGCGAACCCGGGCTGGTCTTCGTCGAGGTGAACCGCCGACGTGTGCTCGCCGCGACGATCTTCGCCCCGCCGGTGGTCCTCGTCGTCCTGCTGACGGCGCTGGCCTTCGTGGTCAACCGCGGCCGTCTCGGCCTGGACCTCTCCGGCGGCGGGCTGCTGCCCGTCGGCGGCCTCGGCGACCTCTGGTCCACCTACCTCGCGCCGTGGCACGCGGTCGCCGGCGGCACCGGCGCGCCCGCCCCCGCGACACTGCCCGTGCTTGGCACCATCGGCGCGATCTTCGCGCCCGTGGGTGGCCCGGCCGCGCTCGTGGCGATCCTGCTCATCGGCGACATCCCGCTCGCCGCCCTGAGCGCGTACGTGGCCACGCGCAAGCTGCCCGTCCGGCGTTGGGTGCGCGCGGTCGTCGCGGCGACCTACGCCCTGCTGCCCGCCGCCACCGCGTCGGTCGCACAGGGTCGCCTCGACGTCGTGGTGGTCCACCTCGTGCTGCCGCTCGTCGTCGCGGGGATCGCGCGGCTGCTGACGCGCCCGGGCACGCGCTGGCTGCACGTTTCGGCGCTGTCGGCGTTCGGCGTCGCGGTGCTCGGCGCCTTCTCGCCGCTCGCGCACGCCCTCGCGCTCGTGGGCCTGCTGCTCGGCTTCGTGGTCCTTCCGGCGCCGACGGGCCTCGCGCGTCGCGCGGCGTCGGTCGGGATCGTGGTGATCCTGCCGCTCGTGCTGCTCCTGCCGTGGCCGACGGTGCTGCTCAAGCACCCCGAACTGCTCCTGCACGGCCTCGGCGGTCCCGCCGCACCCGCGTCCGGCGCCGACCTGGCCGGGCTGACGCCGGGCGGCCCCGGTGCGTGGCCCATCGGCGTCGTGGTGCTGGCGGCCACGCTCGTCGCGCTCGTGGTCCGGCCGACGAAACAGGTGGCCGGCGGACTCGCGCTCGCCGTGCTCGGTGTCGCCGCGGTGGTGCTCGTGCGGCAGGTCCCGGTGCCGCCGATACAGGGCGGTCCCGCTGCCACCGGCTTTACGGGCGTGCCGCTGCTGGTCGTCGGTGCCGGGCTGCTGTGGGCGGTCCTCGCGACCTGGTTACGCGGTGGCTCGGCGAGCGTGCCCGCGCCGTGGCTGCCGAAGGTCGCCGGCGTCGCCGGGGTGGTGGTGCTGATCGCGTTGGGCGTCAGCGCCGTCGGCACCGGGCACACCGGCCCGCTCACCGCCCAGCCGCGCCCCGCCCTCGCCCCGGAAGTGGCCGCCGAGGTCGCCGGCAGCGGCCGCGCGGTGCTCGACCTGGGCCGGCTCACCCGCCAGACCGGCGGTCGCCTCGCGCTGTTCGGCGACGACCAGCTCGCCCCGACCCCGGGCACGCCCGACCGGCTCGCGAACTGGCGTCGCGATCTGCTCACGGGTGACGCCAACGCGGTCAAATCAGCCGTGGCGGCCGCCGCGGTCTCCGGCGTCGAGTACGTGATCCTTCCGCCCGGCAGCAACCCGCAGGCGCTTGTCTCGCTGGCCGGCGACTTCGTCACCCCGGCGGCCCCGATGTCCGACGGCCGGCCCGTGGTCCGGCTCCTGCCGAAGGCGGGCGAGGTCACGCTGATCTCCCCGGAGCTGGCCAAGGCGGCCGTCACGGGCGGCGGCGCGCCCGGCGCGTCACCCGGGGTCTCGCCCGTGGACGCGCGGTTGCCCGACGTCCGTGTGCGCGCCTCCGACGGCCCGACCGGCCGGCTGCTGGTGCTGGCCGCCGAGCAGGAGGCCGGCTGGACGGCGAGCGTGAACGGCAAGGCCGTGCCGATCGTGCCCGCGTGGGGTCACCAGGTGGCGGTGTCGATCCCGCCGCAGTCGTCGGAGGTTTCGCTCGCGTTCCCGGGCACCGAGCGCGGCCTGCTGCTGCTCGCCCAACTCGCCGCGGTGCTGTTCACGGCGCTCACCGCGGTGCCCTCACGGCGGCGCGCGCCGCGCCCCTGA
- a CDS encoding ABC transporter permease, with protein sequence MPDDSAAQTPLAIGGARFSPGDPQTPKGAPEREFTVKERSQAQLVFKRFLQHRLAMISLIVFILIILFAYVGPLLWKFTPQSITDDNSAPPSGTHPFGTDAVGHDTLAQVMRGTQISLQISVLIAIFATIVGTIWGAIAGYYRGWIDTLLMRIADLVLTLPLLAVAAVLAHQVGGTWWLIAVVIAGLYWAYVSRVARGVVLSLREKEFVEASKALGASDARIIFRHLVPNALGAIIVNLTILVSIGILLETALSFIGFGVTPPDTSLGLLVSTAQTAVDTRPWLFYFPGVFIILIALTINFIGDGLRDAFDPQQTKVRA encoded by the coding sequence ATGCCTGACGACTCCGCAGCCCAGACGCCGCTCGCCATCGGCGGTGCCCGCTTCTCCCCGGGCGATCCGCAGACGCCGAAGGGCGCTCCCGAACGTGAGTTCACGGTCAAGGAACGCAGCCAGGCCCAGCTGGTCTTCAAGCGGTTCCTGCAGCACCGGCTGGCCATGATCAGCCTGATCGTATTCATCCTGATCATCCTGTTCGCCTACGTCGGTCCGCTGCTCTGGAAGTTCACGCCGCAGTCGATCACCGACGACAACTCGGCGCCGCCGTCGGGCACGCACCCGTTCGGCACCGACGCCGTCGGCCACGACACGCTGGCCCAGGTGATGCGCGGAACCCAGATCTCGCTGCAGATCTCCGTACTCATCGCGATTTTCGCGACGATCGTCGGCACCATCTGGGGCGCGATCGCCGGCTACTACCGCGGCTGGATCGACACGCTCCTGATGCGCATCGCCGACCTCGTGCTCACGCTGCCGCTGCTCGCCGTCGCCGCCGTGCTGGCGCACCAGGTGGGCGGCACGTGGTGGCTGATCGCGGTGGTCATCGCCGGCCTGTACTGGGCCTACGTGTCCCGCGTTGCCCGGGGTGTCGTGCTCTCGTTGCGCGAGAAGGAGTTCGTGGAGGCGTCCAAGGCGCTCGGCGCGAGCGACGCCCGGATCATCTTCCGGCACCTGGTGCCCAACGCGCTCGGCGCGATCATCGTGAACCTCACGATCCTGGTGTCGATCGGCATCCTGCTCGAGACCGCGCTGTCGTTCATCGGGTTCGGTGTCACGCCGCCCGACACGTCGCTGGGCCTGCTGGTCAGCACCGCGCAGACGGCGGTCGACACCCGCCCGTGGCTGTTCTACTTCCCGGGCGTTTTCATCATCCTGATCGCGCTGACGATCAACTTCATCGGGGACGGCCTGCGCGACGCGTTCGACCCCCAGCAGACGAAGGTGCGCGCATGA
- a CDS encoding ABC transporter permease encodes MLAFSLRRLLISVPILIVSTFVVFVMVSLSANPLSYLIQRNPPPPPQTIELERIRLHLDQPILERYWHWITGVFSGDFGPSVQSNLDIGHEVFVRFGVTLRLIVLAMIVALILAVIIGVVSAARQYSKFDYTATFFGFLFLSMPSFWFAILLKQIGISINTSVGDQIFYTIGSSSVITPDGFGAQFSDVAGHLILPTISLALTSYAAWSRFQRASMLEVLNSDYVRLARAKGLPRWTVTRRHALRNALIPLTTVTALDVGAILGGAVVTETVFQWQGAGTFLLNAIRQSDVYAVEAWLLIAATFIILLNLIADLLYGLLDPRIRYA; translated from the coding sequence ATGCTTGCCTTCTCACTGCGCCGGCTGCTGATTTCGGTGCCGATCCTGATCGTGTCGACCTTCGTCGTCTTCGTGATGGTGTCGCTCTCAGCCAACCCCCTGAGCTATCTGATTCAGAGAAACCCCCCGCCGCCCCCGCAGACGATCGAGCTCGAACGGATCCGCCTGCACCTGGATCAGCCGATCCTCGAGCGCTACTGGCACTGGATCACGGGCGTCTTCAGCGGTGACTTCGGTCCCTCGGTCCAGTCGAACCTCGACATCGGCCACGAGGTTTTCGTCCGCTTCGGCGTGACGCTGCGGCTGATCGTGCTGGCCATGATCGTGGCCCTGATCCTCGCCGTGATCATCGGTGTCGTCAGCGCGGCCCGCCAGTACTCGAAGTTCGACTACACCGCGACCTTCTTCGGCTTCCTGTTCCTGTCGATGCCGTCGTTCTGGTTCGCCATCCTGCTCAAGCAGATCGGCATCTCGATCAACACCTCCGTGGGCGACCAGATCTTCTACACGATCGGCTCCTCGTCGGTGATCACACCCGACGGGTTCGGAGCACAATTCAGCGACGTCGCCGGCCACTTGATCCTGCCGACCATCTCGCTCGCGCTGACGAGCTACGCGGCCTGGAGCCGCTTCCAGCGCGCGTCGATGCTCGAGGTCCTCAACTCCGACTACGTGCGGCTGGCCCGAGCGAAGGGCCTGCCCCGCTGGACAGTTACCCGCCGGCACGCGCTGCGCAACGCGCTCATTCCGCTGACGACGGTGACCGCGCTGGACGTCGGTGCCATCCTCGGCGGCGCCGTGGTGACCGAGACCGTGTTCCAATGGCAGGGCGCGGGCACGTTCCTGCTGAACGCCATCCGGCAGAGCGACGTCTACGCCGTGGAGGCGTGGCTGCTCATCGCGGCCACGTTCATCATCCTGCTCAACCTCATCGCCGACCTGCTCTACGGCCTGCTCGACCCGAGGATCCGCTATGCCTGA
- a CDS encoding site-2 protease family protein has translation MRPSPVFIGILAITVLGGILAAYGDSLSLTGDKDPLYVTGVVLLVAGGWIASLTLHEFGHAFVAYRGGDAAVAQKGYLTLDVRRYTDPVLSILLPLIFLLIGGIPLPGGAVWINRGALRNRATSSWVSLAGPLSNLGVGAALCLVAALVPMSAGLFYGLSYLALLQVMTFLINILPIPGLDGWGAIEPYLSPQARAFGARVRPWAPLVLFALFFVFRPLSDALWYVAGLIFDAFGGSGLAAQIGQSAFLFWR, from the coding sequence GTGCGGCCCAGCCCGGTCTTCATCGGCATCCTCGCGATCACCGTGCTCGGCGGAATCCTGGCCGCGTACGGTGATTCCCTGAGTCTGACGGGTGACAAGGACCCGCTCTACGTCACCGGTGTCGTACTCCTCGTGGCGGGCGGCTGGATCGCTTCGCTGACCCTGCACGAGTTCGGCCACGCCTTCGTGGCCTACCGCGGCGGCGACGCCGCGGTCGCCCAGAAGGGCTACCTCACGCTGGACGTGCGGCGCTACACCGACCCTGTCCTGTCGATCCTGCTCCCGCTGATCTTCCTCCTCATCGGCGGCATCCCGTTGCCCGGCGGCGCGGTGTGGATCAACCGCGGCGCGCTGCGCAACCGCGCGACGTCGTCGTGGGTCTCGCTCGCCGGCCCGCTGTCGAACCTCGGGGTGGGCGCCGCGCTGTGTCTCGTGGCGGCGCTGGTACCGATGTCGGCCGGCCTGTTCTACGGCCTGTCCTATCTGGCTTTGCTGCAGGTGATGACGTTCCTGATCAACATCCTGCCCATCCCCGGCCTCGACGGCTGGGGCGCGATCGAGCCGTATCTCTCACCGCAGGCGCGGGCGTTCGGCGCGCGCGTGCGGCCGTGGGCACCGCTGGTGCTCTTCGCGCTGTTCTTCGTGTTCCGCCCGCTGTCCGACGCGCTCTGGTACGTCGCCGGCCTGATCTTCGACGCCTTCGGCGGCAGCGGGCTCGCGGCGCAGATCGGGCAGTCGGCCTTCCTCTTCTGGCGGTGA
- a CDS encoding metallopeptidase family protein gives MRRDRHGRGLRGALYPASLPAAASRAEKFDALVLDALEPIEARWRHELTKLDVAVDEVPEVRPDGRAPAEGVLHDGSVPLSRLVPAGVDRAGLPTRARIVLYRRPLEARAKDPGELAELVHDVLVEQVAGYLGVEPDVIEGD, from the coding sequence ATGCGGAGGGACCGGCACGGCCGGGGCCTGCGCGGAGCGCTCTACCCCGCGTCCCTTCCCGCCGCCGCGAGCCGGGCGGAGAAGTTCGACGCGCTCGTGCTCGACGCGCTGGAACCCATCGAAGCGCGCTGGCGCCACGAGCTGACCAAGCTCGACGTGGCGGTCGACGAGGTGCCCGAGGTGCGCCCGGACGGCCGCGCACCGGCCGAGGGCGTGCTCCACGACGGCTCGGTTCCGCTGTCGCGCCTGGTCCCGGCCGGGGTCGACCGCGCCGGGCTGCCCACGCGGGCGCGCATCGTGCTCTACCGGCGGCCGCTCGAGGCGCGGGCCAAGGACCCGGGTGAGCTGGCGGAACTCGTGCATGACGTGCTGGTGGAGCAGGTCGCGGGCTACCTCGGCGTCGAACCGGACGTGATCGAAGGCGATTGA
- the mshB gene encoding N-acetyl-1-D-myo-inositol-2-amino-2-deoxy-alpha-D-glucopyranoside deacetylase, with product MIRKLLLVHAHPDDETITTGGAIARYAAEGAEVSVVTCTLGEEGEIVPPRLALLASAAADQLGGYRSGELAAACAALGVTRHEYLGGMGRWRDSGMAGTPAAEHPRAFAAGRLDEQAAQLAELLDELRPQVVVTYDSFGGYGHPDHIRAHDVTMAAAPRAASVERVFHVVHSRAAVDAGLARLRASGGSPFRVPEDDELPGTADEKVTTVLDTSAHLPAKIAALRAHETQLTVVDGEIVHFALTNDIAQPIPPAEYFVLAHGDAAGAGTDLFGGL from the coding sequence GTGATCCGAAAGCTCCTGCTCGTGCACGCGCACCCCGACGACGAGACCATCACGACCGGCGGCGCCATCGCCCGGTACGCCGCCGAGGGGGCCGAGGTCTCCGTGGTCACGTGCACTCTCGGCGAGGAAGGCGAGATCGTGCCGCCACGGCTGGCGCTGCTGGCCTCGGCCGCCGCGGACCAGCTCGGCGGCTACCGCTCGGGCGAGCTCGCGGCCGCCTGCGCCGCCCTCGGCGTGACGCGCCACGAGTACCTCGGCGGCATGGGCCGCTGGCGCGACTCGGGCATGGCGGGCACGCCGGCCGCCGAGCACCCGCGCGCGTTCGCCGCCGGCCGCCTCGACGAGCAGGCCGCCCAGCTGGCGGAGCTGCTCGACGAGCTGCGGCCCCAGGTCGTGGTCACCTACGACTCCTTCGGCGGATACGGCCACCCCGACCACATCCGCGCCCACGACGTGACCATGGCCGCGGCACCGCGCGCGGCCTCGGTCGAGCGCGTCTTCCACGTGGTGCACTCCCGTGCCGCGGTCGACGCGGGGCTCGCGCGGCTGCGCGCGAGTGGCGGCTCACCCTTCCGGGTACCTGAAGACGACGAGCTCCCCGGCACCGCGGATGAGAAGGTCACGACCGTGCTCGACACCTCGGCCCATCTCCCGGCGAAGATCGCGGCCCTGCGCGCCCACGAGACGCAATTGACGGTCGTCGACGGAGAGATCGTGCACTTCGCCCTCACCAACGACATCGCGCAGCCGATCCCGCCCGCCGAGTACTTCGTGCTCGCCCACGGCGACGCGGCCGGCGCGGGCACCGACCTGTTCGGCGGGCTGTGA
- a CDS encoding ABC transporter ATP-binding protein: MTEYESNARGGDPVLVVEDLTVEFPSGEGLVKAVRGVNYQLQRGEVLGIVGESGSGKSVTSLAIMGLLPRTARVSGSIRFGGVELLKASEKELNKVRGKGIAMVFQDPMTSLNPVYTVGDQIAEAITAHHNVRKDVAKKQAIDLLELVRIPNPKQRADEYPHQLSGGMRQRVVIAIAMANNPDVIIADEPTTALDVTVQAQILEALQAAQKETGAAMVLITHDLGVIAGQADRVHVMYAGKVVESGTVDEIFYTPRMPYTLGLLGSLPRLDVKTERLTPITGSPPATQNMPPGCPFSPRCPLSQDICDKEEPPLVAGPGSQFAACHFTEQVIGRDPAELFSATSADTAAVPVTVDAATDTEANR; the protein is encoded by the coding sequence ATGACCGAGTACGAGTCCAATGCACGCGGCGGTGATCCCGTCCTCGTGGTGGAGGACCTGACCGTCGAGTTCCCGAGCGGCGAAGGCCTCGTCAAGGCCGTGCGCGGCGTGAACTACCAGCTGCAGCGCGGTGAGGTGCTGGGCATCGTCGGCGAGTCCGGCTCCGGCAAGTCCGTCACGTCGCTCGCCATCATGGGCCTGCTGCCCCGCACCGCGCGGGTTTCCGGCTCGATCCGCTTCGGCGGCGTCGAGCTGCTGAAGGCCAGCGAGAAGGAACTCAACAAGGTCCGCGGCAAGGGCATCGCGATGGTCTTCCAGGACCCGATGACCTCGCTGAACCCCGTGTACACCGTGGGCGACCAGATCGCCGAGGCGATCACCGCGCACCACAACGTGCGCAAGGACGTGGCCAAGAAGCAGGCGATCGACCTGCTCGAGCTCGTCCGCATCCCGAACCCGAAGCAGCGCGCGGACGAGTACCCGCACCAGCTCTCGGGCGGCATGCGCCAGCGTGTGGTGATCGCGATCGCCATGGCCAACAACCCGGACGTGATCATCGCCGACGAGCCGACCACGGCGCTCGACGTGACCGTGCAGGCCCAGATCCTCGAAGCGCTGCAGGCGGCGCAGAAGGAGACGGGCGCGGCGATGGTGCTCATCACCCACGACCTCGGCGTGATCGCCGGCCAGGCCGACCGCGTGCACGTGATGTACGCGGGCAAGGTGGTGGAGTCCGGCACCGTCGACGAGATCTTCTACACGCCGCGGATGCCCTACACGCTGGGCCTGCTGGGCAGCCTGCCCCGCCTCGACGTGAAGACCGAACGACTCACGCCGATCACCGGCTCGCCGCCGGCCACGCAGAACATGCCGCCAGGCTGCCCGTTCAGCCCGCGCTGCCCGCTGTCGCAGGACATCTGCGACAAGGAGGAACCGCCGCTGGTGGCGGGCCCCGGCTCGCAGTTCGCGGCCTGCCACTTCACCGAGCAGGTCATCGGCCGCGACCCGGCCGAGCTGTTCAGCGCCACCTCGGCCGACACGGCAGCCGTCCCGGTCACCGTCGACGCCGCGACCGACACGGAGGCGAACCGATGA
- a CDS encoding ABC transporter family substrate-binding protein: MLVTTRSRAVKLGAFVAGAALLLSACGGGGGGGNSAVQTGQAFADCDKSPNTCNTVAADQLQQGGDVTYAIEKNIPNWNVTSAEGNVFETGMVTKGILPYTFYATPDLKPVLNKDFVESADVTSTSPQVVVYKINPKASWDDGTPVSADDFIYNWKVQNGKDCPDCQAATTSGYDQLASVVGSDNGKTVTATFSKPFTDWRQLWSSSGAMYPAHLAAQHGDTSTPAGLASSYKWFGDTVPTWTAGPFKISKFVNNQSVTEVPNDKYWGAKPHLSSVIFRVVTDATQEPTALQNNEVQVIYPQPQVDLVNQVKNMPNISSYIGLGLTWEHFDFNMKSPGLDNKALRQALFTAVNRKDMIAKTVGQFTNKVEPLNNHNFMPQQQGFKDVVSSTGQGTGDIDKAKKLLTDAGYKLNGTQLVDPSGKNVGPYRIRYTVGNPIRQDECELFAAAAKQLGITVNVSPTDDLGDTTTKGDYDIIVFAWVSSPFPFAGAVQNWVTGQGSNYGKYSNPQVDSLISQANAETDEAKATDLLNQADQIMSDDAYVLPLYQKPTFIASSDKIGNIRNNSTLDAPVYNMAEWGIRK, translated from the coding sequence ATGTTAGTGACGACTAGGTCGCGCGCTGTGAAGCTCGGTGCGTTCGTCGCGGGCGCGGCCCTTCTGCTCTCCGCCTGTGGGGGCGGCGGCGGTGGCGGCAACAGCGCGGTGCAGACCGGGCAGGCCTTCGCCGACTGCGACAAGAGCCCGAACACTTGCAACACGGTTGCCGCGGACCAGCTGCAGCAGGGCGGCGACGTCACGTACGCCATCGAGAAGAACATCCCCAACTGGAACGTGACCTCGGCCGAGGGCAACGTCTTCGAAACGGGCATGGTCACCAAGGGCATCCTGCCCTACACCTTCTACGCGACGCCGGACCTCAAGCCGGTCCTCAACAAGGACTTCGTGGAGTCGGCGGACGTCACCAGCACCAGCCCGCAGGTGGTCGTCTACAAGATCAACCCGAAGGCCTCCTGGGACGACGGCACGCCGGTCTCGGCCGACGACTTCATCTACAACTGGAAGGTCCAGAACGGCAAGGACTGCCCCGACTGCCAGGCCGCCACGACCTCGGGTTACGACCAGCTCGCCTCGGTCGTCGGCTCGGACAACGGCAAGACCGTGACCGCGACCTTCTCCAAGCCGTTCACCGACTGGCGCCAGCTGTGGAGCTCCTCGGGCGCGATGTACCCGGCGCACCTGGCGGCCCAGCACGGTGACACCAGCACCCCGGCCGGCCTCGCCTCGTCGTACAAGTGGTTCGGCGACACCGTGCCGACCTGGACCGCCGGCCCGTTCAAGATCTCGAAGTTCGTGAACAACCAGTCGGTGACCGAGGTCCCGAACGACAAGTACTGGGGCGCCAAGCCGCACCTGTCGAGCGTGATCTTCCGCGTCGTCACCGACGCCACGCAGGAGCCGACGGCCCTGCAGAACAACGAGGTCCAGGTCATCTACCCGCAGCCGCAGGTCGACCTCGTGAACCAGGTCAAGAACATGCCGAACATCTCCTCCTACATCGGCCTCGGCCTGACCTGGGAGCACTTCGACTTCAACATGAAGTCGCCGGGTCTCGACAACAAGGCGCTGCGTCAGGCGTTGTTCACGGCGGTCAACCGCAAGGACATGATCGCGAAGACGGTCGGCCAGTTCACCAACAAGGTCGAGCCGCTGAACAACCACAACTTCATGCCGCAGCAGCAGGGCTTCAAGGACGTCGTGTCGTCGACCGGTCAGGGCACCGGTGACATCGACAAGGCGAAGAAGCTGCTCACCGACGCCGGCTACAAGCTCAACGGCACGCAGCTGGTGGACCCGTCGGGCAAGAACGTCGGCCCGTACCGGATCCGCTACACCGTCGGCAACCCGATCCGCCAGGACGAGTGCGAGCTCTTCGCGGCGGCCGCCAAGCAGCTGGGCATCACCGTGAACGTGTCGCCGACCGACGACCTCGGTGACACCACCACCAAGGGCGACTACGACATCATCGTGTTCGCGTGGGTCTCCTCGCCGTTCCCGTTCGCGGGTGCCGTCCAGAACTGGGTCACCGGTCAGGGCAGCAACTACGGCAAGTACTCCAACCCGCAGGTCGACAGCCTGATCTCCCAGGCCAACGCCGAGACCGACGAGGCCAAGGCCACGGACCTGCTGAACCAGGCCGACCAGATCATGTCCGACGACGCGTACGTGCTTCCGCTGTACCAGAAGCCGACCTTCATCGCGTCGTCCGACAAGATCGGGAACATCCGGAACAACTCCACGCTCGACGCCCCGGTCTACAACATGGCGGAGTGGGGCATCCGCAAGTGA